In Festucalex cinctus isolate MCC-2025b chromosome 9, RoL_Fcin_1.0, whole genome shotgun sequence, the DNA window ggcaagcgccgaccagacgcgaaggcccccgaatggatctggcaggccgaacacatatggtacccACACCGGACGCCGACATGGCCATGGAAGCGCGGTGCTCTTGTTTTTCGAGCTGTGTGAGGATATTTGGGGCCTGGTACATGTCCCTTGGACGCTGGTATTGAGACGGGGGACATACAAGAAGAAGACTTAAAAGAAGACCTGAAACCaggagactttaaaaaaaaagatgtcatgaaagatgatgtcatcaataaAGATGTCGTAAAAGAAgaacacataaaaaaagaatacataaAAGTAGAATACATAAAAGAGGAACCGTCTTCTAGTTCATCACCGACAAACAGGTCGGTTCACATTTGTGTCttggtctatatatatatatatatatatatatatatatatattagggctgcacaatatatggaaaaaatatcgatatcgcgatattggcccttgcaatatgcatatcgcaaaggcatgcaataagttttatatggaattttatgctttttatatgaatttgaccagtcagatgctaactaaaacgtgcatcgccatccaatagttgaaaattatcaagacataattacaattaattaactaagtttacattaaggttgcttattttgtcgcattaaaaatgtttttctttcattagataataaaaatgtaatttctttagctacatgttaaatattgcaataatatcgatatcgctatgttcataaagtatatcgcatatcgcatgtttttccaatatcgtgcagccctaatatatatatgtatatatatatatatatatatatatatatatatatatatatatatatatatataaaatttttgtTTGTCAATGAATATTGCAACACACTATTTTGCCTTGAAcggctctgattggtcaatcgccAAACTTTTCATTCTGTTTTGTCACCGAATATAACAGGGGTGAGCAAcacctgcaggttttggagctGTTTCCTTTCTCCaatacagctgatatatgatcataTCATCAACAAGctttgcataagcctgataacaatcctaatgattggaatcagcttgtgttggatgagggaaacctccaaaattcTGCAGTACTTAGGCCCTTGAGGACTgagtttgcccatccctggATTATAGGCTACTATAATCCTCAAGGCATTATAGGCtgttgtaataataaaaataatagtaataataataataaaataccaaCTTGGATTTGAACCTGTGATCCAGCACTTATGTTACAAGCTAGTACACGTTCACTGGCACAGAACGTGTGTCATAACTAGGATTGAACTGGTCAACAGCAAATTTTAATCAAGAGATGGCCTGAAGTGTTCCAATTACAGCctttgctattttttacaaaatcatgcTACTACATTGCAATGTCAGTTTTGAAATTGATGAATTATTCAATcctgataacatttttttttttcaaggcaaacCTGAGCAACCACCACAATGGCCAGCTGAACAGAAAGTTGGAACTGACCCCGAAGTGCTGGAAGAGGATGTTGAAGCTAATAGAGGACTCGTCAAGACACAGCGCAGAGGCCATGCAGCAGATCTCGGCAAACATTTCCCACTTGAACAATGTAATAAAGGAAGGCTTTTCACCTCTAAGGCAATTATTAGCACAGTCTCACAGTAACGGCAATGGATCGTGCATGCATATGTCCCCACATGACACCAAACCAACTTGTATGTGCGCACATAATACATCAACAAACTTTTCTCATGTCGAGGAGCCACTGCAGCACATATGTAACAATGGGACCGACACCTGTCGGTGACTCAGGAAgatgcaaatttaaagcgaagaCGGGAATGCAAAGACATCATTTTAATCACTGatgctttaaaataataataataatttaatctaGTTTTGTTCttcatagtttttatttttactctgtTACACTGTGAAACAacacctttatttttatttatttatttttatttttttaaataaaataaacactctTTTGAGGTGACACCAACCTCTTGGCTCCTTCCATGCTCTGGGACAGCTTCATGCCTGCACACCAACACGGAAAACCTCCAAACGTGACAAAAGTAacgtttttttctgaatatgtcTTGATTTTGAattgcctggctgaaaagacTAATGTTGATGGTGTTGTTTTATGTATTATGTAggggaaaaagtacatttcaatTATAAAGTGTACATTGCAATCTTGTGACCATTTtagaataagtaaataaaatgacgGTCAAAAAATGTGCCAATATGAACGTCAGCTCGCAATTCTCGCGATATTGAACATGGTCATGTGACGGTCCCGTGACTTGATGCGGAAGTAACACAAAACAAGGAAGGTTCGTTCGCGCTGTCGAATGCAGGTTATTCCTCCACTtcttaaaaaatattgcatCATCGGGTATCCACATACAAAACAATGGACGGATCAATTAACGCGTCAGCGGACACCCTGGACGGACCCCCGCCTCAATTTAGAACGtaagaaaaggcactttttgcCCCCTCTCGTGTCCATTCCGTAGCTAGCTTAGTGTGTCTGCAGTCTGCTCCCAACGTGACATCAAACGTATCCGCACAGGAGATGCCTTGTGACCGACGAGTGTGTTTGCCTGTTTGTGCAACTTCCTTGCAGGAATGAAGGCTCCTTGGTTTCAGCCCTCAGGACATTGTTGTTCTTCACTATCCTCATGGTGACGCTACCGATTGGCTTATACTTCGCGTCAAAGGCTTACATATTTGAAGGTGAGCTTTTGTGCAGCGCCGTCTGGAGTTTGTTTTGccatatgaaaaaatattcaaaacaaataCGTTCATGAACAAATAGACTCATTAATATTCCTTGGTGCCTGCCAGCCTGACTaccttgaattatttattttagtggAAACATTAAATACATTGCATAGCACAAATGCTAAAATAGTTTGTATAAAATTTCGTGACACATCTAGATAGAAGATACCATAAGCGGTCAAAACGTGAGTTGCAGCCAAAtaagttgcctttttttttttaacactttcagaaaagtattcatttaaaaatttgccaatttttgtGGATATAGTTTACTGTGATGTAGAAATTAATATGGAGATGCGCTTGAAGTAAATCAATAtagatttttctttgtttgtttttggaatatttttcccAGAATTGtatcctttattattattataatttccccatctttttcagaatttgtttcaaaaatgttttgcccGTTTTCcagattattatgattattatttttttatttatttttttaatacagtatatccatccatccattttcttaactgcttgcttctaatacagtatatatatattttttaattacataattTTGGGGATATGTATAAGTCTTTCTGCAAATTGacctctcttttctttttttaatgtatcaaaCTTATTAGTGGTTTCGGTATATATGACGCCTTAAGAGTTGGTTTTGTACAAGgcatcgttctttttttttcttcctttttttataTAAAGTGGTATTGAATATCCCTATATTTTGAAGATACTTTGTGAAAACAATCAACTATGCATTATATATTGATAAGGAAACAGGTTTCGTtctcatttaaataataaaaaaatatatatacagaaaaaaaactaagaaatgtcaacattttatctgtggggaaaacatttaACTTTGGAATTCCTCTTTAGAGAAGT includes these proteins:
- the vma21 gene encoding vacuolar ATPase assembly integral membrane protein vma21, with protein sequence MDGSINASADTLDGPPPQFRTNEGSLVSALRTLLFFTILMVTLPIGLYFASKAYIFEGSMKMSSTDSYFYAAIVAVLAVHVVLALFVYVAWNEGTPKGKSKHD